In Shouchella patagoniensis, the following are encoded in one genomic region:
- a CDS encoding GbsR/MarR family transcriptional regulator, whose amino-acid sequence MENEQHAREEIDRIHSIIKDSIADTMDIYGVNRSIGQLYATLYLNEQPMNLNELRDELGMSKGSMSIGVRKLMEENIIHRVYRKGERKDLYEAERDFFKFFTSFFTRRWERERNVNMKAIEQAVPQYEALVQNEDTPEEIREEAEYTLAKIKASLQYYEFLDLLVTQFKTGNLAQDIIERYKRDN is encoded by the coding sequence ATGGAAAATGAACAACATGCACGTGAAGAAATTGACCGTATCCATTCAATCATAAAAGATAGCATTGCAGATACAATGGATATATACGGAGTTAATCGTTCAATTGGACAATTATACGCGACGCTCTATTTAAATGAACAACCGATGAACCTTAATGAACTTCGCGATGAGCTTGGGATGAGTAAAGGTAGCATGAGTATTGGTGTACGCAAACTAATGGAAGAAAACATTATTCACCGTGTTTATCGTAAAGGAGAACGGAAAGATCTTTACGAAGCCGAACGAGACTTTTTTAAATTCTTTACTTCTTTCTTTACACGCAGATGGGAAAGAGAACGAAATGTGAATATGAAGGCAATTGAACAAGCGGTCCCACAATATGAAGCACTCGTTCAGAACGAAGATACTCCTGAAGAAATTCGTGAAGAAGCTGAATATACACTAGCAAAAATTAAAGCCTCCTTGCAATATTATGAATTTCTTGATCTCCTTGTGACTCAATTTAAAACTGGAAATTTGGCACAAGACATCATTGAACGATACAAACGAGACAACTGA
- the betB gene encoding betaine-aldehyde dehydrogenase, whose amino-acid sequence MYIDGQWTEATANKKRDIINPFNQDVIATASEGTSADSEKAIAAARKAFDEGSWASTPASERGEMVRLVGQKIKENREELARLETLDTGKTLEESLGDMDDIANVFYYFAGLADKDGGEVIESPLPDSTSKVVREPIGVCSQITPWNYPLLQAAWKLAPALVAGNTLVIKPSEITPLTTAKVFEFFEEADFPAGVVNLVLGTGSEVGALLSESTDVDLVSFTGGIETGKKIMQAASGNVKKIALELGGKNPNIVFADADFETAVDQALNAVFFHAGQVCSAGSRLLVEESIHDAFVEKLIERAARIKLGNGFDETTESGPLISAEHRAKVERYIEIGVDEGATLAVGGKRPEQDELKAGFFLEPTIFTNCNNDMRIVQEEVFGPVLTVETFTTAEEAITKANDTIYGLAGAVFSTDIDKAEMVAGKLRMGTVWINDFHPYFAQAPWGGYKQSGFGRELGKIGLEEYTEVKHIFRNKNPQPVGWFK is encoded by the coding sequence ATGTATATCGACGGACAATGGACAGAAGCAACCGCAAATAAAAAACGGGATATTATCAATCCGTTTAATCAAGACGTTATTGCAACTGCCTCGGAAGGTACAAGCGCTGATTCAGAGAAAGCGATTGCCGCGGCTAGAAAGGCGTTTGATGAAGGTTCTTGGGCAAGCACCCCAGCAAGTGAGCGGGGAGAGATGGTCCGCTTAGTCGGTCAAAAAATAAAAGAGAATCGTGAGGAATTAGCTCGCTTAGAAACATTGGACACTGGGAAAACACTTGAAGAGAGTCTTGGCGACATGGATGATATCGCTAACGTTTTCTACTACTTTGCTGGACTTGCTGACAAAGACGGTGGAGAAGTAATTGAAAGCCCTCTTCCAGATTCAACTAGCAAAGTTGTGCGTGAACCAATTGGTGTTTGTTCACAAATTACACCATGGAACTATCCACTTTTACAAGCAGCATGGAAACTCGCTCCAGCACTTGTTGCCGGAAACACGCTTGTTATTAAACCAAGTGAAATTACACCACTTACAACAGCAAAAGTATTTGAGTTTTTCGAAGAAGCGGACTTCCCGGCAGGGGTCGTTAACCTTGTCCTTGGAACAGGCTCTGAAGTAGGTGCTCTTCTATCCGAAAGCACTGACGTGGACCTAGTCTCCTTTACTGGTGGAATTGAAACAGGGAAAAAAATCATGCAAGCCGCAAGTGGGAACGTGAAAAAAATTGCGCTTGAGCTTGGTGGTAAAAATCCAAACATCGTTTTTGCTGACGCAGATTTTGAAACAGCCGTCGACCAAGCATTAAACGCTGTCTTTTTCCATGCCGGTCAAGTGTGCTCTGCTGGATCTAGACTACTTGTTGAAGAATCGATTCATGATGCTTTCGTTGAAAAACTTATTGAACGTGCTGCTCGCATTAAGCTTGGCAATGGATTCGACGAAACAACCGAATCCGGTCCACTCATTTCTGCAGAACACCGTGCAAAAGTCGAGCGTTATATTGAAATTGGAGTAGATGAAGGCGCGACTCTTGCTGTTGGTGGAAAGCGTCCAGAACAAGACGAATTAAAAGCTGGCTTCTTCTTAGAACCAACCATCTTTACGAACTGTAACAACGATATGCGTATCGTTCAAGAAGAAGTGTTTGGTCCAGTCTTAACAGTTGAAACTTTCACAACTGCAGAGGAAGCTATTACAAAAGCAAACGATACAATCTATGGTCTTGCTGGAGCCGTATTCTCAACTGATATTGATAAAGCAGAAATGGTCGCAGGAAAATTACGCATGGGAACTGTTTGGATTAATGATTTCCACCCTTATTTTGCACAAGCCCCGTGGGGCGGATACAAACAGTCTGGCTTTGGTCGCGAACTTGGTAAGATCGGGCTTGAAGAATACACGGAAGTAAAACATATTTTCCGTAACAAAAATCCGCAACCCGTTGGATGGTTTAAATAA
- a CDS encoding cytochrome P450 family protein, whose translation MSSIPMDLFSKQFHQSPYTYYKEIRPHHPFAKVKIHNGVQESWMAFSYEAAEAVLKDERFIKDMKKVFSEEVTEENLTPIAQSMLFVDPPDHKRLRSLVQRGFTPKMIGRLKGRIEEIAREQALFMQGKESVDFIEAYAFPIPIIVICELLGIPSEDRHDFQRWSNIMVEISDEPTFNEDFQAAMLEFHQYLEKLIGAKREQPQDDLLSELILAEEGKDRLTVRELYGVIMLLIVAGHETTVNLIANGVLALLTHPDQLKKLKEEPALTAQAVEELLRYNGPVEFSTDRWARESFEFMGQQVNKGDHVLVSLASADNDSTVFKDPEKLDITREKSPHLAFGKGIHFCLGAPLARLEGEIAIRVLLENYPNLSLDAELSELEWRQSLIIRGLKKLPLKLV comes from the coding sequence ATGAGCTCAATTCCGATGGACTTATTTTCAAAACAATTTCATCAAAGTCCCTATACGTATTATAAAGAGATTCGACCGCACCATCCATTTGCTAAAGTGAAGATTCACAATGGGGTCCAAGAATCTTGGATGGCTTTTTCTTATGAAGCGGCAGAGGCGGTACTGAAAGACGAACGTTTTATTAAAGATATGAAGAAGGTATTTTCAGAGGAAGTGACTGAAGAAAATTTGACCCCGATTGCGCAAAGCATGTTATTTGTGGATCCCCCTGATCACAAGCGGTTGCGGAGCCTTGTGCAGAGAGGGTTTACCCCGAAAATGATCGGAAGACTTAAGGGAAGAATAGAGGAAATTGCGCGAGAACAAGCGCTATTCATGCAAGGCAAAGAAAGTGTCGATTTTATTGAAGCCTATGCATTCCCTATCCCGATTATCGTTATTTGTGAACTTCTTGGCATTCCGTCTGAAGATCGTCATGACTTTCAGCGGTGGTCCAATATTATGGTTGAGATTAGTGACGAGCCAACCTTTAATGAGGATTTTCAAGCAGCAATGTTAGAGTTTCATCAGTATTTAGAAAAACTAATTGGGGCAAAACGCGAGCAACCTCAAGACGATTTACTGTCTGAGTTGATTCTAGCGGAGGAGGGAAAAGATCGTTTAACCGTACGAGAGCTTTATGGTGTCATTATGTTATTGATTGTGGCTGGACATGAAACAACCGTTAATTTAATTGCAAATGGCGTGCTCGCCCTATTAACACACCCTGATCAATTAAAGAAACTAAAAGAAGAGCCTGCACTTACTGCGCAGGCGGTAGAAGAACTATTACGCTACAATGGTCCAGTAGAATTTAGTACGGACAGGTGGGCGAGGGAATCGTTTGAGTTTATGGGCCAACAAGTAAATAAAGGAGATCATGTACTTGTTTCTTTGGCTTCAGCGGACAATGATTCAACTGTTTTTAAAGATCCAGAAAAACTGGATATTACCCGTGAAAAAAGCCCTCATCTCGCTTTTGGGAAAGGCATTCACTTCTGTCTTGGAGCACCGCTTGCAAGGTTAGAAGGGGAGATAGCGATTCGAGTGTTGCTCGAAAATTATCCAAACCTTTCGCTCGATGCAGAATTATCGGAGCTAGAATGGCGCCAAAGTTTAATCATTCGGGGATTGAAGAAATTACCATTAAAACTTGTTTAA
- a CDS encoding iron-containing alcohol dehydrogenase, which translates to MSMHMKIESMLGYHSFEVPTAIKHGIGAIKNLGGEMKAFGSKKVLLVTDPGIYKAGVTKPVEESLKNAGVEVVLFNEVEPNPPTRLIARGSAFYLENDCDGLVAVGGGSSMDTAKAIGVEVTHEGTVLDYEAADGKKPLENRIPTLATIPTTAGTGSEVTQWAVITDEEREYKFNTGGPLIAAHLTIIDPELHTSMPPHVTAMTGIDAIAHAVECYTMKYAQPVTDAVALLAIEYAATYIRRAYSDGDDLEARYGMAQAAMLAGLSYGSESAGAAHAMSQSLGGMVPVAHGQCVAAMMGPVMEFNWMGAPGRFARIAQAFGIDTANMTTNEAAKAAVKYMYDLVEELEVPTLEQQGVDPKQVERWSKEALKDPQTIGNPRDLTQADYEWIYNRCFNLVPSTI; encoded by the coding sequence ATGAGCATGCACATGAAAATAGAATCGATGTTAGGCTACCATTCATTTGAGGTACCAACAGCAATCAAACATGGTATTGGTGCTATTAAAAATCTTGGGGGCGAAATGAAAGCATTTGGATCAAAGAAAGTTCTTCTTGTTACTGATCCTGGAATTTATAAAGCTGGTGTGACAAAGCCTGTCGAAGAAAGCTTAAAAAATGCAGGAGTTGAAGTTGTTTTATTTAATGAAGTGGAACCAAACCCTCCTACGCGTTTAATTGCTCGCGGATCTGCATTTTATCTTGAGAATGATTGTGACGGCCTAGTTGCCGTTGGTGGTGGTTCTTCCATGGATACAGCGAAAGCGATTGGTGTTGAAGTGACACATGAAGGTACAGTGCTTGATTATGAAGCTGCTGATGGCAAGAAGCCACTAGAAAATCGTATTCCAACACTTGCAACAATCCCAACAACAGCAGGGACAGGTTCCGAAGTAACACAATGGGCGGTGATTACAGATGAAGAGCGCGAATACAAATTTAACACTGGAGGCCCGTTAATCGCTGCTCACCTAACAATTATTGATCCAGAGCTTCACACATCAATGCCTCCTCACGTAACTGCAATGACTGGTATCGATGCAATTGCACACGCAGTTGAATGTTACACAATGAAATACGCACAACCTGTAACAGATGCAGTTGCTTTGCTTGCGATTGAATATGCAGCAACGTACATCCGCCGTGCATACTCGGATGGTGATGATTTAGAAGCTCGTTACGGAATGGCTCAAGCAGCCATGCTAGCTGGACTATCTTACGGAAGCGAATCGGCTGGTGCTGCACATGCGATGAGCCAATCGCTAGGTGGTATGGTTCCCGTTGCTCACGGTCAATGTGTAGCAGCAATGATGGGTCCTGTTATGGAGTTTAACTGGATGGGCGCACCTGGACGCTTTGCTCGCATCGCTCAAGCATTCGGAATTGATACAGCGAACATGACGACAAATGAAGCAGCTAAAGCAGCTGTCAAATATATGTACGACCTTGTTGAAGAACTTGAAGTACCAACTCTTGAACAACAAGGCGTTGATCCAAAACAAGTAGAGCGTTGGTCAAAAGAAGCATTAAAAGACCCACAAACAATTGGTAATCCTCGTGACCTAACACAAGCGGATTACGAGTGGATCTACAACCGTTGCTTCAACCTTGTTCCCTCAACGATCTAA